The Candidatus Hydrogenedentota bacterium genome contains the following window.
GCCGCCCAATCGATCAGCGCCCGCGCCTGCTCGTTCGGTTGCGTTTCTTCCCATGCGCCGGTGTCGATAGGCCGATCGGCAAGCCATTCGACCACAAGCGCGAAATCGCGATCACCGCGAAAGTACATCGGCTGGCCCGGTTCCGTGACGTCGTCGATATACTCCGCGATAGCCTCCGCTTCGCGCCACGTAACGTATCCCGGGGGCTGCGCTTCGTTGATCGCGTCGAGCGCGCCCGACGCGACAACGGGCGCCAGCAACCAGGCGGATGGAGCCGGGTACACGCCGGGCGGGATCGGCGTGCCCGTCCCGACAATGCCCACGGTCGGCGTCAACGCGAGCGCGCCAAACGCCAGGACCCGCCTCGGCCGCACCGGCGCGTGCAGGAACCTCGTGAAAACGCCCGCCGCCAGAATTGCCCAGAAATGCAACGAATGCGTGTAGAACCGCCCGCCGTAACTGACCAGCATCGGCAGGCACGCCACGATCGCGATCAGCAGAATCCCGTTCCGCTTCTCGCGCCAGCGCAATCCTCGAAACCCGCGCGCAACAATCGCCACCATGCTGAAGCTCACGAACTGAAGCCAAGTGAACTTGTAGACGGGCAGCCAATCCGGCGCGATTGCGCCGTACACGCCCTCCTCGAGCGGATGCGTGAACCAATCGCCGAACACATACAACCGCGCGTACCACGGAAGAAACGCGATGAGCGATATCGTCGCCATCGCCAGGAAACCGGGTAGATACCTCCGATGCAGCAAACTGAACACGCCCAACGTTCCCAACGCGATTGGCGGGATTCCCATGTGCGTGTACAGCATGACGACGCATAATGCGGTTGCCGCGTGCCAGCGCCCGGACAGGAAAAACACAATCATCAGGCTCATCAACGAAGTCGCCAAGACACTCGGCGTCCCCATCGCTGCGGTAAAGACGAGCGAGTAGTCCATACCCACAATCAACAACGCCACAAACGCGCGTCGCGCATCGAACAGCCAACGGGCGAGATACCACGTCGAGAAGAAGATGAAGGGAAGCGCGAGCGATTCCGTCAACCGGAACCCCGCGAGAAAATCGCCGCCGAGCACCCACGCCATGCCGGCCAATAACAGATGGAACAGCGGGGGGTAGAGGTGGGGACGTCCAAGCGGATAGAACTGCCAATCGCACCACATCGGCACGGCGCCGGTATCGTAGATTTGCCGTGCAACCAGCAGGTGGTAAATCGAATCCGGCGGATATGGATTTATGCTGTTCCGGCCAATCCAAAACAGCACGCCGATCGCGGCGCAGATTCCCAGCGATACACGGTCAAGCCGCTCGAGCGGAAACCACAACCGTTTTCCGATCCAATCGGGCTCCGCCGCTTCGCCCGAGTCCTGCTGCAAGCTGCGCGTCAGCCACCACAGCAGGAATAAGAACGGAATGCCCCACCCCCATCGGATGACGGGCGATTCGAAAATAACCGGTAATGCCATGCGAGATTATGGCCGAATCGGGGCGATTCGTTATAACCGAAGGAAGATTTTCTTCTGGTACAGGTAACGGACGATTAAGACCGATATCGACAGCGAAACCACTGCGACGAGCATTGGCCCAAAGTTCCCGGCGGCTTCTTCGATGGGCCCGCCAACGAACCGGCGCGCGAGCGCTTGATAATCGAGGATGTTCGTGGACATGTAAATCAACAGCGGGTTCATCCCAATCCACATGAACATCGGCGTCCACCGCTTGTACTGCAACACGTCAATGACATAGATGAACGCACCCAACAAAACCAGGCTGAATCCGCCCGCCACAAATACGTACGACGACGTCCATAGCCGCTTGATAATCGGATACTTCAGATCGCCCGGAAGGTATCCCCAGATATAGCCAATTGTCGTCATGATTGCGCCGGCAACCACGAGGTGGACCACTTTTTGTGTCAGATCGCGTTTTTTGTCCTGTAGAAACAGCGCGACAAAAACCCCGAGCAAACACGAAGTAATCGCCGGTGGCGATGTCGCGAGACTCTCGGGGTCCGACCCCCCGTACGGCGGAATCTGGTGGTCGATGTAGTGAATGATGTTCTTGTTTCGTTCCCACGAGTGCACCTCTTGATCCGGCGCGGTAATGAACGTCAGCGCGCCCCAGTACACAACCGTGATACCAATAAAAACGGCAATGAGCCCCTTTTTCGGAAGATTGAGGAACAGTAGACTGGTGACGAAGTAACAGATCGCAAGCCGTTGCAGCACGCCGCAAAGCATGTTCTCGTCCCACTGCCAGTGCTGAAGTACGCCATCCTTAACGTCCCAAAGTTTGGCCATCCCTTCGTCGTAGAAGACTCCGAGCAGGTACATCAGCAGGAACCGCTTGAACACGCGGCGATACGCCTCGGCCTTGCCGTGGGTCTGCACGATTTTCTGGAGCGAAAAGACCAGCGATATGCCGATGATGAAGATGAACATCGGAAAGATCAGGTCGTAAAACACGAAGCCTTCCCACCGGCGATGTTCGAACTGGTTCGCGAAAAAACCTGCGACGCCGGTTTCGCTGATCGCCTTGAACGCCCCGTGCATCGAATCCGATCCAATAATCCAGAACATCGTGAACCCGCGCAGCACATCCAGCGCGAGCATGCGATCGCCTGAACCTTCCGTGGTTTTGCCGGGCGCGGACATCGGCGCGGCTGTCGGCTTGGCAATAGTGGCCATCGGATACTCCCCCCTGGTCAAGACCCCATAGTCTACAGGGCCATCGCGGACCGATACAACGCGCCGAGTCGGCGTTAGGAGGAAGGGCGCTCCGCAGAGACTGGCGCCGGCTTGGGCGCGCCGCCATAGTCCGGGATGCTCGCCAATGCCTCCAACGCGCTGTACGAATGCATCCCTTTTTCCACCGCAACGATGATACCCTCGCGGTCCACAACGAACAGTGTCGGCAACGCCGTCACGTCGCCGTACGGCCCCGGGAAATCCGGGCCCATCCAACCAACCGGGTATTCCAGCTTTGTCGAATTCACGTAGTCGCCAAGTTCGACCTTGGCGTCGTCCGCGCTGAGTCCAACCACGACCACGCCCTTCGATGCCCACTCCGTCGCCAGCCGGTTCAGGTCCGGTTGCATCGCCCGGCACGGCGGGCACCAGGTCGCCCAGACATCGACGAACACCCGCTTTCCGCGCAGATCGCTCAACCGGACAGTCTCCCCGCCGGTCGTCGTCAGCGTGAAGTCCGGCGCCCGCACCCCTTCCCACGCGTAGATTCCGCCGCCAAGCATCCGCGAAAAACCGCCGACAGAAACGTACGCGCTGGTCAGCAGCGCCGCCGCCGACAGGCCCATCGCCACCGTTATCCGGGAAGGCTTGGTCACGGGCCGCGATTGCGCAATCGCCGCGAACACGAGGCCCAACGGACCGAACAAGAAACCGCCCGCGACGGGAGACAACACGAGTCCTATGAGTCCCAGCAGCATACCCCACAACGCGTACCCGTCGCCTGTCGTTTTGCGCGTGAACGCCGTAACGGGCGGCGGCGCAGGAGCATTGATCCAATCCGGCGGCCTGGTGGACATGATATCCTCTCCCTCAGACGTTTGATTCAGAGCACGAGTGTAGCAAAGTACCGCTCGAACGGGCACTGCCACCGCCCCGCGCGCCGCCGCCGTCCGCGCAACATGCCGGTC
Protein-coding sequences here:
- a CDS encoding DUF1624 domain-containing protein → MATIAKPTAAPMSAPGKTTEGSGDRMLALDVLRGFTMFWIIGSDSMHGAFKAISETGVAGFFANQFEHRRWEGFVFYDLIFPMFIFIIGISLVFSLQKIVQTHGKAEAYRRVFKRFLLMYLLGVFYDEGMAKLWDVKDGVLQHWQWDENMLCGVLQRLAICYFVTSLLFLNLPKKGLIAVFIGITVVYWGALTFITAPDQEVHSWERNKNIIHYIDHQIPPYGGSDPESLATSPPAITSCLLGVFVALFLQDKKRDLTQKVVHLVVAGAIMTTIGYIWGYLPGDLKYPIIKRLWTSSYVFVAGGFSLVLLGAFIYVIDVLQYKRWTPMFMWIGMNPLLIYMSTNILDYQALARRFVGGPIEEAAGNFGPMLVAVVSLSISVLIVRYLYQKKIFLRL
- a CDS encoding TlpA family protein disulfide reductase → MSTRPPDWINAPAPPPVTAFTRKTTGDGYALWGMLLGLIGLVLSPVAGGFLFGPLGLVFAAIAQSRPVTKPSRITVAMGLSAAALLTSAYVSVGGFSRMLGGGIYAWEGVRAPDFTLTTTGGETVRLSDLRGKRVFVDVWATWCPPCRAMQPDLNRLATEWASKGVVVVGLSADDAKVELGDYVNSTKLEYPVGWMGPDFPGPYGDVTALPTLFVVDREGIIVAVEKGMHSYSALEALASIPDYGGAPKPAPVSAERPSS